The following nucleotide sequence is from Mucilaginibacter sp. cycad4.
CGATACCGTTTCTATAAAAATCAACAAACACCCTGAACTACCACCATCTCCTCATTTGTATGAAGTTTTTAATGTAGCTCTGGTAAATAATAAATTACAATTCAGTTTTACCACCAAAGCGGCGATATCACTTATCGAAATTTTTCCGAAGAGTGCCAGTTTGCCTGGTTTAGGCATTTACCTGGAGAAGGGAAAGTCCTTGGGTTTTGTAGAAAACAATGGTAAATACAATTTTTATGGTAAGAATGCAAATCAATATAGCAAGGAACAAAACCTGCGAGAACTTAGTCAAAGCTTCACTCATATTCTTAAAAAACGCTTGAATACCGGCAATTTGGATAAATACCTGACTGCAGTAGATTCAAGCATTATAAAATCTTTAGACTTTCTGTCAAAAAATAAATCTGTGTTTAGTAAAGACCTTTATGACTTATGGGAATCCAACATAGTTTATGGCGTTCAAGGTCAAAAAAATGCGATTCTTTTAAAAAAAGCCAGTACTCTTCCCCCTGATTCAATAGTTGCTTTTAGAAAAATATACGAAAAACATGAAATCAGGGTAGAGCTTTTTCCGAAGGTCCAATCTGATAGCCCCGAAATGCAATTCAGATCAACTGCATTTCCCTTTTATGTTTATAATAAGTATTCAATAGATTCTTGTTTTTTTACGCAAAAGCCATTTAGTGAATCAAAATATCTCGATTATATTAACCAGAAATATTCCGGGAAGTTGGCAGTTCGGCTTTCTTTATATCTCCTTGTTTATCAGGAAAGCAAGTCCAAAGATAATCTTGAGTCATATATCAAGCGATTAATCTCGGTAACTAAAGACCCGTTCTATCGAAGCTTTTTAATTAATCTGAAGCGTGTGTACTACGATGCGAATGTCATTAGCTATGTACTCACTGATCAAAATGGTAAAAAAGTGAATCTGAACAGTTATTTGGGAAAAGTTATCGTATTCGACTTTTGGTATACTGGCTGCGGCAACTGTGCACGAATGGCTCCGATTCTTGCCAGAATTGAAGAAAATTATAAAAACAATAAAGATGTGGTGTTTCTTTCGATCGCCATTGATAAACTCAAAAAACGATGGCTGGAATCGGTCGCTTCCCATCGATACAGTTCACCGCTAAGTACAAATTTTTATACTTCTGGCAAAGGAAGTGCCGATCCAATGATTCAGGAATTAAATATTCAATCTTTTCCGACCATGTTTATTATAGACAAACGAGGGCATCTTACACCGAATTTCAATGATTTGCGTGTGGACAACGGAGAGGATTTTATAAATAAACTTACGCGAGTCTTGAAAGATTAAAAGTAAAAAGGTTACCACCTATATCGGTGGTAACCTCTTAAAATTAACGATACAACCCTTTATCAGACTCTGAAGCATGATTTGAGGGCACAACGTTATTGGTTGGAGCGGTGTTTGTAACGATTGTACAAATCCCTACAGAACCGGCAGTACAATCCTTACTGGCTGGTTGTGTGGTGGTCCAAAAGAATGAGTTTGGCTGAGCGGGATTTTCTGTGCTAACTGCATAATAAGTTAATGCGTTAGGCTTCGCGGCCGGGCTAAATGCAAATGCGCTGCCGATACTGCTCACTGCAGTTAAGGCCATAAGGCCCATCTTGATCTTTTTCATGATATTGTATTTAAAAATTAAAAGAATACCGGTTTTACTACAGGACCAGCTTTAACCTGATTTCGCGCGTGAAATATTTTTAAAAAGGCTTTCGGTTATTGATGCCTTCTTTAGTCTTGTATTGTAGAAATAAACCTGCTGTTGCAAATAACAAAAATGCGATATTGAATATAAGGTGCTGTCCCCAACCCAAACGGTTGATTATGCCTCCGCAGGAACAGGGTATTTTTTTAAAGAACCCCAACAAGATAGCAGCGATATAGGCCGTAAATAAAAGCATAAGTAAAGCCGCAGCCCATAAACCGGTTTTTCGGGTTCTTTCCCTAAGCAAGAGAACACATATACCAATTTCGACAGCTGGAACGAAATAGACCAATAAGGATGAAATCCAGGCAGGGAAAGGCTGTTTATGCATAGCCCTTTGGAAACCTGCAAAATCGAAAAGTTTACTGAAACTCGCGTATAAAAACATGGTCAATAACAACAGCACGGCTGCATCTATAATAAATTGCTTTTTCATCTTAATTTGATAAGGTTAGTAATGGAAATGGAATTTTATCAGGATACTGGTAACGCAATAGAAAATGAATTATCCCGGCATTTCCGGTCATAAAGGCGGCTTCAGGATTTTCCTCATTGCCATCTAACCAGAACAAGGTGCCATCATCAGTTGAGCGGCCAATTTGCAGAAAATAGTCAGCGATCTTTTCAGCTCTTTTTAGCCAGTACGCATCGTGAAAC
It contains:
- a CDS encoding TlpA disulfide reductase family protein, producing the protein MKNIILYVILSFLFSNTANAQMQSIKIDGIFNSLKKNDTVSIKINKHPELPPSPHLYEVFNVALVNNKLQFSFTTKAAISLIEIFPKSASLPGLGIYLEKGKSLGFVENNGKYNFYGKNANQYSKEQNLRELSQSFTHILKKRLNTGNLDKYLTAVDSSIIKSLDFLSKNKSVFSKDLYDLWESNIVYGVQGQKNAILLKKASTLPPDSIVAFRKIYEKHEIRVELFPKVQSDSPEMQFRSTAFPFYVYNKYSIDSCFFTQKPFSESKYLDYINQKYSGKLAVRLSLYLLVYQESKSKDNLESYIKRLISVTKDPFYRSFLINLKRVYYDANVISYVLTDQNGKKVNLNSYLGKVIVFDFWYTGCGNCARMAPILARIEENYKNNKDVVFLSIAIDKLKKRWLESVASHRYSSPLSTNFYTSGKGSADPMIQELNIQSFPTMFIIDKRGHLTPNFNDLRVDNGEDFINKLTRVLKD
- a CDS encoding DUF6520 family protein, whose translation is MKKIKMGLMALTAVSSIGSAFAFSPAAKPNALTYYAVSTENPAQPNSFFWTTTQPASKDCTAGSVGICTIVTNTAPTNNVVPSNHASESDKGLYR
- a CDS encoding MauE/DoxX family redox-associated membrane protein; protein product: MKKQFIIDAAVLLLLTMFLYASFSKLFDFAGFQRAMHKQPFPAWISSLLVYFVPAVEIGICVLLLRERTRKTGLWAAALLMLLFTAYIAAILLGFFKKIPCSCGGIINRLGWGQHLIFNIAFLLFATAGLFLQYKTKEGINNRKPF